One stretch of Rosistilla oblonga DNA includes these proteins:
- a CDS encoding DUF1549 domain-containing protein, producing MRPNETDIDDPAFDQLLETMLGEALEEATPPDVSVQVLAILEAEQNPTVALPRIETTRNTKQRSNAWLPLPLAAALLIAVGGYLWELRQPPAADPGIAQSTPSQPANDQQTAQPSAAEIAGIADPHAATPLTDDAPTVDAIVDQPVEPRKFEIGINDLPFNAPAKEPTDTPAPSAIANQPVVERLPADQIVQRVDQLLEQAWQRMDIRPQTEISADQMVQRFATAVAGRSTANVLDTEAVRNLTAGDINALIDQYIDDRQTSDHLGSRWAQHLLGEAAWSQLSAAQREEAGKLFATTFRGEQAFDTLVQQMLTSEGSSSPEDDSFEPATLWMAGLAGASAIPLTNQFCDVLLDLDVGCGRCHTHPLEGNITQHNYWNLNAIFQTGVQWQLGQQGGLKIALDLQRDRSKDAVFYESEDGRQAVASPAVVGDWIGDSPLPGGPTNLRDLAASIEHSDQLARATINGLWKVIYGNRIVGRTSDPLAPPADEAFIAVRNLMAEQLRAHDYDLGAAVAWIIAARPMRLQSPLSPFDQDSLAATEASLNRAELQQRAFAGFSNQPRNWSFKELIAATETFNRASGKGSLVAPSGLLAQANDNGSGGKPKPKSPADLRLESLRRAFPANDATNTLPAGWLASLSKKGGFEQQVKHLFYVAGNPQVGDQQLEAAKRIRKLTDTDEAALNQLWWAIRLSGGTQ from the coding sequence ATGCGTCCAAACGAAACTGACATAGACGATCCGGCGTTCGACCAATTGCTGGAGACGATGCTTGGCGAAGCCCTCGAAGAGGCGACGCCGCCGGATGTCTCCGTGCAAGTACTGGCGATTCTGGAAGCCGAACAGAACCCAACCGTGGCGCTGCCGCGGATCGAAACCACGCGAAACACCAAGCAACGCTCCAATGCTTGGCTGCCGCTACCCCTCGCCGCTGCGCTGCTGATCGCCGTCGGCGGCTACCTGTGGGAACTGCGACAACCACCGGCTGCCGATCCTGGCATCGCCCAAAGCACTCCGTCGCAACCAGCCAACGACCAACAGACTGCTCAACCGTCGGCAGCTGAAATCGCCGGCATCGCCGATCCACACGCAGCGACACCGCTGACCGATGACGCTCCAACCGTCGACGCGATCGTCGATCAACCTGTAGAGCCTCGCAAGTTTGAAATCGGCATCAACGACCTGCCGTTTAACGCCCCAGCGAAAGAACCGACCGACACCCCCGCACCATCAGCGATCGCCAACCAACCGGTGGTCGAACGGTTGCCAGCCGATCAGATCGTGCAACGCGTCGACCAACTGCTGGAACAAGCGTGGCAGCGGATGGACATTCGCCCGCAAACCGAGATCTCCGCCGACCAGATGGTCCAACGGTTTGCGACGGCCGTCGCAGGGCGTTCGACAGCCAACGTTTTGGATACCGAAGCGGTTCGCAATCTGACCGCCGGCGATATCAACGCGCTGATCGACCAATACATCGACGATCGGCAAACCTCCGATCACCTCGGCTCTCGTTGGGCGCAACACCTGCTCGGCGAAGCGGCGTGGAGTCAATTGTCGGCGGCTCAGCGAGAGGAAGCTGGCAAGCTGTTTGCGACGACTTTCCGCGGCGAACAAGCCTTCGACACGCTGGTCCAGCAGATGCTCACTTCCGAGGGTTCTTCGTCGCCAGAAGACGATTCGTTTGAACCGGCGACGCTCTGGATGGCCGGGCTAGCTGGCGCATCTGCGATTCCGCTGACCAATCAGTTCTGCGATGTCCTGCTGGACCTCGACGTCGGCTGTGGACGCTGCCACACGCACCCGCTGGAAGGGAACATAACCCAACACAATTACTGGAACCTGAATGCGATCTTCCAGACCGGCGTTCAGTGGCAACTGGGGCAGCAGGGCGGCCTGAAGATCGCGTTGGACCTGCAGCGCGATCGCTCCAAAGACGCTGTCTTCTACGAATCCGAAGACGGACGCCAAGCCGTCGCTTCGCCAGCGGTTGTCGGCGACTGGATCGGCGATTCGCCTCTTCCGGGCGGTCCCACCAATCTGCGCGATCTGGCGGCGAGCATCGAGCACAGCGATCAACTGGCGCGAGCCACGATCAACGGACTCTGGAAAGTCATCTACGGGAATCGCATCGTCGGACGGACCAGCGACCCGTTGGCACCCCCGGCGGACGAAGCGTTCATCGCGGTGCGAAACCTGATGGCCGAACAACTGCGAGCCCACGACTACGACCTCGGCGCGGCGGTGGCTTGGATCATCGCCGCCCGCCCAATGCGGCTGCAATCGCCTCTCTCGCCCTTCGACCAAGATTCGCTGGCTGCCACCGAAGCGTCGCTGAACCGGGCTGAACTGCAACAGCGAGCGTTTGCTGGCTTTTCAAACCAACCGCGAAACTGGTCGTTCAAAGAACTGATCGCCGCAACCGAAACGTTCAACCGCGCCAGCGGCAAGGGTTCGCTCGTCGCCCCCTCGGGACTGCTAGCCCAAGCAAACGACAACGGCTCTGGCGGCAAACCGAAACCCAAATCCCCAGCCGACCTGCGGCTCGAATCGCTTCGCCGAGCCTTCCCTGCAAACGATGCAACCAACACGCTGCCGGCCGGCTGGCTCGCCTCGTTGAGTAAAAAGGGAGGTTTTGAGCAACAGGTAAAACATCTTTTCTACGTTGCGGGAAATCCCCAAGTGGGCGACCAACAACTCGAGGCAGCCAAGCGAATCCGCAAGCTTACCGATACCGACGAAGCTGCCTTGAACCAGCTGTGGTGGGCGATCCGATTGAGCGGCGGGACTCAGTAA